The proteins below come from a single Pseudomonas chlororaphis genomic window:
- the nadE gene encoding NAD synthetase (catalyzes the formation of nicotinamide adenine dinucleotide (NAD) from nicotinic acid adenine dinucleotide (NAAD) using either ammonia or glutamine as the amide donor and ATP; ammonia-utilizing enzymes include the ones from Bacillus and Escherichia coli while glutamine-utilizing enzymes include the Mycobacterial one; forms homodimers) has product MTSLVQQTIARELGIDRQLKPGGEAAEIARRVAFIQQVLRESGCTSLVLGISGGVDSLTAGLLCQRAVKQLRDENHEARFIAVRLPYKAQADEQDAQAALDFIQPDVITTCNIAACVDGLMADIVLDGLQPSAALTDFAKGNAKARARMLAQYAIANLSQGLVVGTDHGAEAVMGFFTKFGDGACDLAPLSGLTKTQVRGLADALGAPAHLVHKAPTADLEDLAPGKLDEDAYGCRYEEIDAYLMGEEVSPEAQRIIEGAYARTAHKRALPRVPAVPIDGEAA; this is encoded by the coding sequence ATGACTTCGCTTGTGCAACAGACCATTGCCCGGGAACTGGGCATCGATCGCCAACTCAAACCAGGCGGTGAAGCCGCCGAGATTGCCCGTCGCGTCGCGTTCATCCAGCAGGTTCTGCGCGAGTCGGGTTGTACGTCCCTGGTGCTGGGCATCAGTGGCGGTGTCGATTCGCTCACGGCCGGGTTGCTGTGCCAGAGGGCGGTCAAGCAACTGCGGGATGAAAACCACGAGGCGCGTTTCATTGCCGTCCGGTTGCCCTACAAAGCCCAGGCCGACGAACAGGATGCCCAGGCAGCCCTGGATTTCATCCAGCCGGACGTGATCACCACGTGCAACATCGCCGCATGCGTGGACGGGCTAATGGCCGATATCGTCCTCGACGGCTTGCAGCCTTCGGCAGCGCTCACCGACTTCGCCAAGGGCAACGCCAAGGCCCGGGCCCGGATGCTGGCGCAATACGCCATCGCCAACCTGAGCCAGGGATTGGTGGTGGGCACCGATCATGGCGCGGAGGCGGTGATGGGCTTTTTCACCAAGTTTGGCGACGGTGCGTGTGACCTGGCGCCGTTGTCCGGGCTGACGAAGACCCAGGTCCGCGGGTTGGCCGACGCCCTGGGCGCCCCGGCGCACCTGGTGCACAAGGCGCCGACCGCGGACCTGGAGGACCTGGCCCCTGGCAAGCTGGATGAAGACGCCTATGGCTGCCGCTACGAGGAAATCGATGCGTACCTGATGGGCGAAGAGGTCTCGCCCGAGGCGCAACGGATCATCGAGGGCGCCTACGCCAGGACGGCGCACAAGCGAGCGCTGCCCCGGGTCCCGGCCGTGCCGATTGACGGCGAGGCCGCCTGA